In one window of Burkholderiales bacterium DNA:
- a CDS encoding amino acid adenylation domain-containing protein gives MSDDPDLTARLLAIARGQPDAPFIRQDGRALMTWAGFARRVETLRDRFAAWDIRRGDVVVAAAGDRARDMALLAAAPAASCFLLLGSASSEEQYVEVLARARARAVIVPDDASHPFSRAARRSPAILLRAIDDEPGVAGAFALEPIAPIPDRRHPPLARPEVALVTATSGTTGRPKLVPLLHRSLMAQARDMGSRLAMSPADVAWHAVPLHHAFGARTAFLLCVSNGGSVHVLPDSDIAALRAVVERDPVGYFPLTFAAARELLVRLPPGPRLPARRLRFAVVATGAFSANERDRLESALGAPVLQHYGVTEAGTVSIQELPPARRLPGGSGRPIDAHVRLVDGAGRDVPAGAVGEIVARGPQVFDGYLDGDDGAADAWLDGGFRTGDLARFDPSGELCIVDRVKDVINRGGEKIAPTGIDDALRALPGVADASAFGMPHPSLGEEVVAAIVPAPGTTPDAAALLERARATLGARAAPKRLWIVDALPRNRVGKVMRGSLPALVGLGTDPAPEPPPVVVGPASPLEIALSGLWSAALRTGAIGRDANFFMLGGDSLRGAALLDQVRAVFGVTLPVESLFEDAGTIEGMARRIDAAREARGRPAAPEAIRPRDGRGPVPLTHTQARAWFLQRLDPASDAYHESRLWYLDGPLDVAALQAAFAAVVDRQAMLRTRYLSVDGVPHQVSDPAAAASLEIVDVAGAETGTEAALAVAVDERASRPFDLAAAAPVRFTLFRLGEDRHALLRVWHHIMSDGLSAQVFQRDLTAAYAAARAHASPRWTKLPIDYLDFAAWQHVRAGAGAIERRLDAARARLAGVPVLALPTDRVRPPLQSFRGAVVSRALPAAAADELKTVGRELGVSPFIVFFAAYAVLLARLSGEGDFAIGTPIAARTHPELAGLIGFFANTLAVRIDLSVDAGFSEFVGRVRDRLVEAYRDEEVPFERLVDALALPRDPSRNPVFQVTFAMREAGEAELAFEGVRVRREPALRPHAKFDLLLTLSDEPAGLIAHFEYCADLFDAPTIERMARQFESLVVNAANAPATPIGRLALMDDADRSRMVAINLRTTADAPSGTIVTRFADAVSRHPEAHAVGTLAYRQLDEEANRLSHALVAAGVAKGDRVAVARAKAADIAIAWLAVLKAGAAYLPIDSDLPSARIGFMLRDAGVSAVVADDVPAGRMAHDGVAMLCPDAERARIALFPASAPEVAIDPADAAYVIYTSGSTGTPKGVVVPHRAVLRLVLDTDYLQVREGDAVAQMANPAFDASTFELWGALLNGGRIVPIAKTTALAPRALAATLAAERVSVLFITTALFNTVARDVPAAFAPVRCVLFGGEAVEPRFVREVLRAGPPERLLHVYGPTEATTFATWHEVRAVDEASASVPIGRPISHTDAFVLRSDGGLAAPGEGGELWLGGPGLALGYLGHPDLTGERFAELEHPGLGRRRLYRTGDRVRMRDDGAIEYLGRLDRQVKVRGHRIELDEVEAAVAELPSVREAVVELAGTTADTRQVVAYVVPADPATAPPNLLRELRKRLPEYMLPGAIVWMPKLPLSANGKVDRRALPPPGDTAQPNHGVHVEPRDMFERVLADLWRDLLGVRVGVHDRFFEVGGHSLLAARLIDAIERKTGYALPLTTMFTDDTIAGLANAIRSGARAPDDPILRVNETGSLPPFTYLHGDFTGGGFYSQTFARALGPEQPTFIVHPHGLAEPAIPESIEAMAKERLAALRAVQPTGPYLLGGHCAGGLVAFEMARQLEAEGECVPAVVLVETAAPRPGAPEGDGKGAYFKFDADGQAKAVEPRDRLSDAELRYARAIDRYAAGRYRGHVVVVRAQQRMRQVAEDMGWSAHAGSVESHVLAGTHSSILTERVGDIASLVRDALARATGART, from the coding sequence ATGAGTGACGATCCCGACCTGACGGCGAGGCTCCTCGCGATCGCACGCGGACAACCCGACGCACCGTTCATCCGACAGGACGGCCGTGCGCTGATGACCTGGGCCGGGTTCGCGCGGCGCGTCGAGACACTGCGCGATCGTTTCGCGGCGTGGGACATACGGCGCGGCGATGTCGTCGTGGCCGCGGCAGGCGATCGCGCGCGCGACATGGCGCTCCTCGCCGCCGCCCCGGCCGCGTCGTGCTTCCTGCTGCTCGGGAGCGCGTCGAGCGAGGAACAGTACGTCGAGGTGCTCGCGCGCGCCCGGGCCCGCGCGGTGATCGTTCCCGACGATGCGTCGCATCCTTTCTCGCGGGCGGCGCGTCGCTCGCCGGCGATTCTGCTCCGTGCGATCGACGATGAGCCGGGCGTGGCCGGGGCGTTCGCGCTCGAGCCGATCGCGCCGATTCCGGACCGGCGTCATCCTCCGCTCGCGCGCCCGGAGGTGGCGCTCGTGACCGCGACGTCGGGCACCACCGGCAGGCCGAAGCTCGTGCCGCTGCTGCACCGGTCGCTGATGGCCCAGGCGCGCGACATGGGCTCCCGGCTCGCGATGTCGCCAGCGGACGTCGCCTGGCACGCCGTCCCGCTGCATCATGCGTTCGGCGCGCGTACCGCCTTCCTGCTCTGCGTGTCGAACGGCGGGTCGGTGCACGTGCTGCCGGACTCCGACATCGCGGCACTGCGGGCAGTGGTGGAGCGCGACCCGGTCGGCTACTTCCCGCTCACCTTCGCCGCCGCGCGAGAATTGCTGGTGCGCCTGCCCCCGGGTCCGCGGTTGCCGGCCCGACGGCTGCGGTTCGCCGTGGTCGCCACCGGGGCGTTCAGCGCGAACGAACGCGACCGGCTCGAGTCCGCGCTCGGGGCGCCCGTGCTGCAGCACTACGGCGTCACCGAGGCGGGCACCGTGTCGATCCAGGAATTGCCGCCGGCCCGGCGGCTGCCCGGGGGGTCGGGGCGGCCGATCGACGCCCACGTGCGTCTGGTCGACGGCGCCGGCCGGGACGTGCCCGCTGGAGCGGTGGGCGAGATCGTGGCCCGCGGCCCGCAGGTCTTCGACGGCTACCTCGATGGCGACGATGGGGCCGCGGACGCGTGGCTCGACGGCGGCTTTCGGACCGGCGATCTCGCGCGCTTCGACCCCTCAGGCGAGTTGTGCATCGTCGATCGGGTGAAGGACGTCATCAATCGCGGCGGCGAGAAAATCGCGCCCACCGGCATCGACGATGCGCTCCGCGCGCTGCCGGGGGTCGCGGACGCGTCGGCGTTCGGCATGCCGCACCCGAGTCTCGGCGAGGAAGTGGTCGCGGCGATCGTGCCCGCGCCGGGGACGACGCCGGACGCCGCCGCGTTGCTCGAACGCGCGCGCGCGACGCTCGGCGCCAGGGCCGCGCCCAAGCGCCTGTGGATCGTCGACGCGCTGCCGCGCAACCGCGTCGGCAAGGTGATGCGCGGCTCGCTTCCCGCGCTCGTCGGGCTCGGCACCGACCCCGCGCCCGAGCCGCCGCCTGTTGTCGTTGGTCCGGCCTCGCCGCTCGAGATCGCGTTGTCGGGACTGTGGTCGGCGGCGTTGCGCACCGGCGCGATCGGGCGCGACGCGAATTTCTTCATGCTCGGCGGAGATTCGCTGCGCGGTGCGGCGCTGCTCGATCAGGTGCGCGCGGTGTTCGGAGTGACGCTGCCGGTCGAGTCGCTGTTCGAGGACGCGGGCACGATCGAGGGCATGGCGCGCCGCATCGACGCGGCGCGCGAGGCACGCGGGCGACCGGCGGCGCCCGAGGCGATTCGCCCGCGCGATGGGCGCGGGCCGGTGCCGCTCACGCACACGCAGGCGCGCGCCTGGTTCCTGCAGCGGCTCGATCCGGCGAGCGACGCCTACCACGAGTCGCGGCTGTGGTACCTCGACGGGCCGCTCGACGTCGCGGCGCTGCAAGCCGCGTTCGCGGCCGTCGTGGATCGCCAGGCGATGCTCCGCACGCGCTATCTGTCGGTCGATGGCGTGCCGCACCAGGTGAGCGACCCGGCGGCCGCGGCGTCGCTCGAGATCGTCGATGTCGCGGGCGCGGAGACGGGAACGGAGGCCGCGCTCGCCGTCGCGGTGGATGAGCGCGCGTCGCGGCCCTTCGACCTCGCCGCCGCCGCCCCGGTCCGGTTCACGCTGTTCCGGCTGGGCGAGGATCGGCATGCCCTGTTGCGCGTGTGGCATCACATCATGAGCGACGGGCTCTCCGCGCAGGTCTTCCAGCGCGACCTGACGGCCGCCTACGCGGCGGCGCGTGCCCACGCGTCGCCGCGCTGGACGAAGCTCCCCATCGACTACCTCGATTTCGCGGCGTGGCAACATGTCCGTGCCGGCGCGGGGGCGATCGAACGGCGTCTCGACGCAGCACGAGCGCGCCTCGCCGGCGTGCCCGTGCTCGCGTTGCCCACGGATCGCGTCCGCCCGCCGCTGCAGAGCTTCCGCGGCGCCGTCGTGTCGCGGGCTCTGCCGGCTGCGGCCGCCGACGAACTGAAGACCGTCGGGCGGGAACTCGGCGTGTCTCCGTTCATCGTGTTCTTCGCTGCGTACGCGGTGCTCCTCGCGCGCCTCTCGGGCGAGGGCGACTTCGCGATCGGCACGCCGATCGCCGCGCGCACGCACCCTGAACTGGCCGGCCTGATCGGGTTCTTCGCCAACACCCTCGCGGTGCGTATCGACTTGTCGGTCGATGCGGGCTTCTCCGAATTCGTCGGACGCGTGCGCGATCGGCTCGTCGAGGCGTACCGGGACGAGGAAGTTCCGTTCGAGCGGCTCGTCGACGCGCTGGCCCTGCCGCGCGACCCGTCGCGCAATCCGGTCTTCCAGGTCACGTTCGCGATGCGCGAGGCGGGGGAGGCCGAACTCGCGTTCGAAGGCGTGCGAGTCCGACGCGAGCCTGCGCTGCGGCCGCACGCCAAGTTCGACCTGCTGCTGACGCTCTCCGACGAACCGGCCGGGCTCATCGCCCACTTCGAGTACTGCGCCGACCTGTTCGACGCGCCGACCATCGAGCGCATGGCCCGCCAGTTCGAATCGCTCGTCGTCAACGCGGCAAACGCTCCCGCGACGCCGATCGGACGGCTCGCGCTGATGGACGACGCCGACCGGTCGCGGATGGTCGCGATCAACCTGCGCACGACCGCCGACGCGCCGTCCGGAACGATCGTGACGCGATTCGCGGACGCGGTGTCGCGCCACCCGGAGGCGCACGCCGTGGGCACGCTCGCGTACCGGCAACTCGACGAAGAGGCGAATCGGCTGTCCCATGCGCTCGTTGCGGCGGGCGTGGCCAAGGGCGACCGGGTCGCCGTGGCTCGCGCGAAGGCCGCCGACATCGCGATCGCCTGGCTCGCGGTGCTGAAGGCGGGCGCGGCGTACCTGCCGATCGACTCCGACCTGCCGTCCGCGCGGATCGGATTCATGCTCCGCGATGCCGGAGTGTCGGCCGTCGTTGCGGACGACGTGCCGGCCGGGCGCATGGCGCACGACGGCGTCGCGATGCTTTGCCCCGACGCCGAACGCGCGCGCATCGCCTTGTTCCCCGCGTCGGCCCCGGAGGTGGCCATCGATCCGGCGGACGCCGCCTATGTCATCTACACATCCGGATCGACCGGCACGCCCAAGGGCGTCGTCGTGCCGCATCGCGCGGTCCTGCGACTGGTGCTCGACACCGACTACCTGCAGGTGCGCGAGGGCGACGCGGTCGCGCAGATGGCGAACCCCGCGTTCGACGCATCGACGTTCGAATTGTGGGGCGCGCTCCTGAACGGCGGGCGCATCGTCCCGATCGCGAAAACCACCGCGCTCGCGCCGCGTGCGCTGGCCGCGACCCTCGCGGCGGAGCGCGTGTCGGTCCTGTTCATCACCACCGCGCTGTTCAACACCGTCGCCCGCGACGTCCCCGCCGCGTTCGCGCCGGTGCGTTGCGTGCTGTTCGGCGGCGAGGCGGTGGAGCCTCGTTTCGTGCGCGAAGTCCTTCGCGCCGGTCCGCCGGAGCGGCTGTTGCACGTCTACGGACCGACCGAAGCCACGACCTTCGCGACCTGGCACGAGGTGCGTGCGGTGGACGAAGCCAGCGCGTCGGTGCCGATCGGCCGGCCGATCTCGCACACCGACGCGTTCGTCCTGCGCTCCGACGGCGGCCTCGCCGCACCGGGGGAGGGCGGCGAACTGTGGCTGGGCGGGCCGGGACTCGCGCTGGGGTACCTCGGGCATCCGGATCTCACCGGAGAGCGTTTTGCCGAGCTCGAACACCCGGGGCTCGGCCGACGCAGGCTGTATCGGACCGGCGACCGGGTGCGCATGCGCGACGACGGCGCGATCGAGTACCTCGGCCGCCTCGACCGACAGGTGAAGGTCCGCGGACACCGCATCGAACTCGACGAAGTCGAGGCGGCGGTCGCCGAACTCCCGTCGGTGCGCGAGGCGGTCGTCGAACTCGCGGGGACGACGGCCGACACGCGCCAGGTGGTGGCCTACGTCGTGCCCGCCGATCCCGCGACCGCGCCGCCGAACCTGCTGCGGGAACTGCGCAAGCGCCTGCCCGAGTACATGCTGCCGGGAGCGATCGTCTGGATGCCGAAGCTGCCGCTCAGCGCGAACGGCAAGGTCGATCGTCGTGCGCTGCCCCCGCCGGGCGACACCGCGCAACCGAACCATGGCGTGCACGTCGAGCCGCGCGACATGTTCGAGCGCGTGCTCGCCGATCTCTGGCGCGACCTCCTGGGCGTTCGCGTCGGCGTGCACGACCGCTTCTTCGAGGTCGGCGGACACTCGCTCCTCGCGGCGCGGCTGATCGATGCGATCGAGCGCAAGACCGGCTACGCGCTGCCGCTCACGACGATGTTCACCGACGACACGATCGCGGGACTCGCGAACGCGATCCGCAGCGGCGCTCGCGCGCCGGACGATCCGATCCTTCGCGTGAACGAGACCGGCTCGTTGCCGCCGTTCACCTACCTGCACGGCGATTTCACCGGCGGCGGTTTCTACAGCCAGACGTTCGCCCGCGCGTTGGGGCCCGAGCAGCCGACGTTCATCGTGCATCCGCACGGTCTCGCCGAACCCGCCATTCCCGAATCGATCGAGGCGATGGCGAAGGAACGGCTGGCGGCGCTGCGCGCCGTCCAGCCCACCGGCCCGTATCTGCTGGGAGGCCACTGCGCGGGGGGCCTCGTCGCGTTCGAGATGGCGCGCCAACTCGAGGCAGAAGGCGAGTGTGTTCCCGCCGTCGTGCTCGTCGAGACCGCCGCGCCGCGACCCGGTGCCCCGGAGGGCGACGGGAAGGGCGCCTACTTCAAGTTCGACGCAGACGGCCAGGCGAAAGCGGTGGAGCCGCGCGACCGGCTCTCCGACGCCGAGTTGCGCTACGCCCGCGCGATCGACCGGTATGCCGCGGGCCGGTACCGTGGCCACGTCGTGGTCGTGCGCGCCCAGCAGCGCATGCGCCAGGTTGCCGAGGACATGGGCTGGAGCGCCCACGCCGGGTCGGTCGAAAGCCACGTCCTGGCGGGCACGCACTCGTCGATCCTCACCGAACGCGTCGGCGACATCGCGTCGCTGGTGCGCGACGCCCTCGCCCGGGCCACCGGTGCCCGGACATGA
- a CDS encoding DegQ family serine endoprotease: protein MIRTTSLSLAAAFFAFALAGPFAAAPAAAQGRLAAGLPDFTELYEKQSPTVVSIDVTQRARRAPSMPELSEDDPFYEFFRRFGPIPPRRGAPRDPEAQATGSGFILASDGFVVTNAHVVDGADEVKVRLSDRREYIAKVVGADKRTDVALLKIDAKDLPRVSIGDPDKLKVGEWVVAIGKPFGLENTMTAGIVSAKGRDLPQENLVPFIQTDVAINPGNSGGPLFNLKGEVIGINSMIYSRTGGYMGLAFAIPIDVAMNTVTQLKDKGRVTRGRIGVTIQEVSKEAAEAFGLRGPVGALVNSVEKGGPAEKAGVEPGDIVLKADGRDVKASNDLPRIITALRPGQTVKITVWRKGSQRDMSVTVAELREDAQQAQRRTAPAPKEKAKPNRMGLVLSDLTDEQKRELDVRAGVLIEDVAPTVRGNIQPGDVILEIVSKGVASDARSAAQVNEFLAKLEKGAAVTLRLRRGDNQFYATVRMLNGEP, encoded by the coding sequence ATGATCCGAACGACGTCCCTTTCCCTTGCCGCCGCCTTCTTCGCCTTCGCGCTCGCCGGCCCGTTCGCCGCGGCGCCGGCCGCCGCGCAGGGCCGGCTCGCCGCGGGACTTCCCGACTTCACCGAACTCTACGAAAAGCAGAGTCCGACGGTCGTGTCGATCGACGTGACGCAGCGCGCACGGCGCGCGCCGTCGATGCCCGAACTCTCCGAGGACGACCCGTTCTACGAGTTCTTCCGTCGTTTCGGACCGATTCCTCCGCGTCGCGGCGCGCCGCGGGATCCGGAAGCGCAGGCCACGGGCTCGGGATTCATCCTCGCGTCGGATGGCTTCGTCGTGACCAACGCGCACGTGGTCGACGGCGCGGACGAAGTCAAGGTGCGCCTGTCCGACCGCCGCGAGTACATCGCGAAGGTCGTGGGCGCCGACAAACGCACCGACGTCGCGCTGCTCAAGATCGACGCGAAGGACCTGCCCAGGGTCTCGATCGGCGACCCCGACAAGCTCAAGGTCGGCGAATGGGTCGTGGCGATCGGCAAGCCGTTCGGCCTCGAGAACACGATGACGGCCGGTATCGTCAGCGCGAAGGGGCGCGACCTGCCGCAGGAGAACCTCGTCCCGTTCATCCAGACCGACGTCGCGATCAACCCCGGCAATTCCGGCGGCCCGCTGTTCAACCTGAAGGGCGAGGTCATCGGCATCAACTCGATGATCTACTCGCGCACCGGCGGCTACATGGGGCTCGCGTTCGCGATCCCGATCGATGTCGCGATGAACACGGTGACCCAGCTCAAGGACAAGGGGCGCGTCACGCGCGGACGCATCGGCGTCACCATCCAGGAAGTGTCGAAGGAAGCGGCCGAGGCCTTCGGGCTCAGGGGCCCGGTCGGCGCGCTCGTGAACTCGGTCGAGAAGGGCGGTCCGGCCGAGAAGGCGGGCGTCGAGCCGGGCGACATCGTTCTCAAGGCCGACGGACGCGACGTGAAGGCGTCGAACGATCTGCCGCGCATCATCACCGCACTGCGTCCCGGGCAAACGGTGAAGATCACGGTCTGGCGCAAGGGTTCGCAGCGCGACATGTCGGTCACCGTCGCCGAACTGCGCGAGGACGCGCAACAGGCGCAGCGCCGTACCGCCCCGGCGCCGAAGGAGAAAGCCAAGCCCAACCGCATGGGGCTCGTGCTCTCCGACCTCACCGACGAGCAGAAACGCGAACTCGACGTGCGCGCGGGCGTGCTCATCGAAGACGTGGCCCCGACGGTGCGCGGCAACATCCAGCCCGGCGACGTCATCCTCGAAATCGTGAGCAAGGGCGTCGCGTCCGACGCGAGGAGCGCGGCGCAGGTGAACGAGTTCCTGGCGAAGCTCGAGAAGGGGGCGGCGGTGACGTTGCGCCTGCGGCGCGGCGACAACCAGTTCTATGCGACGGTGCGGATGCTCAACGGCGAACCGTAG
- a CDS encoding sigma-E factor negative regulatory protein, translated as MNEDISRLMDGELDDDAVDRVLGAMRSSGAAAAWTCYHAIGDALRGECTVAPRVSRRVAIALAQEPTVLAPRRRAERPAAWAWAAAATVAAVAVVGWTAVSITDAPNQAVAFARDAAGMRSEALRPQVIPAEYLTAHSDFSPSTPIQGIAPIQRADFVPVQAPAR; from the coding sequence ATGAACGAGGACATTTCGCGCCTGATGGACGGCGAACTGGACGACGACGCGGTCGACCGCGTCCTCGGCGCCATGAGGTCGTCCGGCGCGGCCGCGGCCTGGACCTGCTACCACGCGATCGGCGATGCCTTGCGCGGCGAGTGCACCGTCGCGCCACGCGTGTCGCGGCGCGTCGCGATCGCGCTCGCGCAGGAGCCCACGGTGCTCGCGCCCCGCAGGCGGGCCGAGCGGCCCGCCGCCTGGGCCTGGGCGGCCGCGGCGACCGTCGCCGCGGTAGCCGTGGTCGGCTGGACGGCGGTCTCGATCACCGACGCGCCGAACCAGGCGGTCGCCTTCGCGCGCGACGCCGCCGGCATGCGTTCGGAGGCGCTCCGTCCGCAGGTCATCCCCGCCGAATACCTGACCGCGCACAGCGACTTCTCTCCGTCGACGCCGATCCAGGGTATCGCGCCGATCCAGCGAGCGGACTTCGTGCCGGTCCAGGCACCGGCGCGATGA
- the rpoE gene encoding RNA polymerase sigma factor RpoE, producing MGDREVDQQLVERAQRGDKRAFELLVMKYQRKLGRLLSRMVRDPGEVEDVTQEAFIKAYRALPNFRGESAFYTWLYRIAINTAKNYLVALGRRAPTSTEFDHEEAESFEDAVGLRDAATPEGELLGREIARTVNKAMDALPEDLRTAISLREIEGLSYEEIANVMNCPIGTVRSRIFRAREAIAADLRPLLGTDENRRW from the coding sequence ATGGGTGATCGAGAAGTCGACCAGCAGCTGGTCGAGCGGGCGCAGCGGGGAGACAAGCGCGCGTTCGAGCTGCTGGTGATGAAGTACCAGCGCAAGCTGGGGCGGCTGTTGTCGCGGATGGTGCGCGACCCCGGCGAGGTCGAGGACGTGACGCAGGAGGCCTTCATCAAGGCCTACCGCGCCCTCCCGAACTTCCGGGGCGAGAGCGCGTTCTACACGTGGCTCTATCGCATCGCGATCAACACCGCGAAGAACTACCTGGTCGCGCTCGGGCGACGGGCTCCGACGTCGACGGAGTTCGATCACGAGGAGGCCGAGTCGTTCGAGGATGCGGTGGGGTTGCGGGACGCCGCGACGCCCGAAGGCGAGCTCCTGGGACGGGAAATCGCCCGGACCGTGAACAAGGCGATGGACGCGTTGCCCGAGGATCTGAGGACCGCGATTTCGCTGCGCGAGATCGAGGGCCTGAGCTACGAAGAGATCGCGAACGTGATGAACTGCCCGATCGGTACCGTGCGATCCCGGATCTTCCGGGCGCGCGAGGCGATCGCCGCGGACCTGCGTCCGCTGCTCGGGACGGACGAGAACCGGAGATGGTGA
- a CDS encoding asparaginase codes for MTGIADRAWPHVSLAVVERGGRIESVHAGSVAVVDADGRLVASAGDPGYVTFTRSSLKPLQALPFVVAGGPERFGLSGEQVALLCASHSGEARHQAAVAEVLARAGCTVADLRCGSHAPYVYDALGEAPPPPPYSPLGHNCSGKHAGMLACCVLHGWSRADYLASGHPLQQAIRAAIGRLADVRVDDLVPVVDGCSAPNYALPLSRLALAFARIASGHPGEDAAACRTLAGAMVAHPEYVSGTGGGDLALMRSGRGAWISKVGAEGVQAIGLVHQGMGIAIKVADGGGRARMAIAVGVLDALGLLVGEAREELLPFATEVLHNARGTATGVLRSVVVLDKG; via the coding sequence ATGACCGGAATCGCCGATCGCGCCTGGCCGCACGTTTCGCTCGCGGTCGTCGAACGCGGCGGGCGCATCGAGAGCGTGCACGCCGGATCGGTCGCGGTCGTCGATGCCGACGGGCGCCTCGTCGCGTCCGCGGGCGATCCGGGGTACGTGACGTTCACGCGCAGTTCGCTGAAGCCGCTGCAGGCGCTGCCGTTCGTCGTGGCCGGCGGCCCGGAGCGCTTCGGTCTCTCGGGCGAGCAGGTGGCGCTCCTCTGCGCGAGCCACTCCGGCGAAGCGCGTCACCAGGCGGCGGTCGCCGAAGTGCTCGCGCGCGCCGGATGCACGGTCGCCGACCTCCGGTGCGGGAGTCATGCCCCGTACGTCTACGATGCGCTGGGCGAGGCGCCGCCGCCGCCCCCCTATTCGCCGCTCGGGCACAACTGCTCGGGCAAGCACGCCGGCATGCTCGCCTGCTGCGTTTTGCACGGCTGGTCGCGGGCGGATTACCTGGCTTCCGGCCACCCGCTGCAACAGGCCATCCGCGCAGCGATCGGTCGTCTCGCCGACGTGCGGGTCGACGATCTCGTTCCGGTCGTCGACGGCTGCTCGGCGCCGAACTATGCTCTGCCGCTTTCCAGGCTCGCACTGGCGTTCGCACGCATCGCATCCGGGCACCCGGGAGAGGATGCCGCGGCTTGCCGGACGCTCGCGGGAGCGATGGTCGCGCACCCGGAGTACGTGTCCGGTACCGGGGGCGGGGACCTCGCGTTGATGCGTTCGGGCCGCGGCGCCTGGATCTCGAAGGTCGGGGCCGAAGGCGTGCAGGCGATCGGACTCGTGCACCAGGGCATGGGCATCGCGATCAAGGTCGCCGACGGCGGCGGTCGTGCCCGGATGGCGATTGCCGTGGGCGTGCTGGACGCCTTGGGGCTCCTCGTGGGTGAGGCTCGTGAAGAACTGCTGCCGTTCGCGACCGAGGTGCTGCACAATGCGCGCGGGACGGCCACGGGAGTCCTCAGAAGCGTTGTTGTCCTGGACAAAGGTTGA
- a CDS encoding glutaredoxin family protein: MTRRRHLLHPAVPQAPAEERGPALTLLVRRWCSLCDVMRDAAAPVAARHGYRIVDIDLDLHPEWEPRFGTRVPVLLFGAAPDGEPLAELSLDAPALERRLARASVAGNLEIR; encoded by the coding sequence ATGACACGTCGCCGCCACCTGCTCCATCCTGCGGTACCGCAGGCACCCGCGGAGGAGCGCGGGCCTGCGCTGACGCTCCTCGTGCGCCGCTGGTGCAGCCTGTGCGACGTCATGCGCGACGCCGCGGCTCCGGTCGCCGCGCGCCACGGCTATCGCATCGTCGACATCGACCTCGACCTGCACCCGGAGTGGGAACCGCGATTCGGCACGCGGGTGCCGGTGCTGCTCTTCGGCGCGGCACCCGACGGCGAGCCGCTGGCGGAGCTGTCGCTCGACGCGCCGGCCCTCGAACGCCGCCTCGCGCGCGCATCGGTCGCGGGCAATCTGGAAATCCGTTAG
- a CDS encoding MucB/RseB C-terminal domain-containing protein, with translation MTPGNAPTAPAIARFVRRAAAIAVASAALASASAVLAAQDAKTVLTRAAEAARTLSYTGTIVYQRGYSVESSRIVHVNDAGEEQEKLVSLDGPAREVIRAKGEVRCYYPDAKLVRTEPRTFRNAFPSLSPQQLASLSQYYRVKAGEGGRVAGIDARSWRFEPKDGLRYSHEFWTDPATGMLLKARTLNERGEPVEQFAFSDLAIGRAIDPEAARPTFTDLPAGWREKRAQFDAKEIVDTGWVVPKVPDGFVKIMEVRRDLRDRPGALSQIVFSDGLVSISVFIEQRGGRQRGIGRARMGGINQYSVKLDDYVITALGEVPAETVRMLANSVTRR, from the coding sequence ATGACACCGGGCAACGCACCGACCGCGCCTGCGATCGCGCGGTTCGTCCGCCGTGCCGCGGCGATCGCCGTCGCGAGCGCGGCGCTCGCGTCGGCGTCCGCCGTGCTGGCGGCGCAGGATGCGAAGACGGTGCTGACCCGCGCGGCGGAGGCCGCGCGCACGCTGAGCTACACCGGCACGATCGTCTACCAGCGCGGATACTCGGTCGAGTCCTCGCGCATCGTCCACGTGAACGACGCCGGAGAGGAGCAGGAGAAGCTCGTGAGTCTGGACGGCCCGGCACGCGAGGTGATTCGCGCGAAAGGGGAGGTGCGCTGCTACTATCCGGACGCGAAGCTCGTCCGCACCGAGCCGCGCACCTTTCGCAACGCGTTCCCGTCGCTTTCTCCGCAGCAGCTCGCCTCGCTCTCGCAGTACTACCGCGTGAAGGCCGGCGAGGGCGGACGAGTCGCCGGCATCGACGCCCGCTCGTGGCGCTTCGAGCCGAAGGACGGCCTGCGCTACAGCCACGAATTCTGGACCGACCCCGCGACGGGCATGCTGCTCAAGGCGCGAACGCTGAACGAGCGTGGCGAGCCGGTGGAGCAATTCGCGTTCTCCGATCTCGCGATCGGCAGGGCGATCGATCCGGAAGCGGCGCGCCCGACGTTCACCGATCTCCCCGCGGGCTGGCGCGAGAAGCGGGCGCAATTCGACGCGAAGGAGATCGTCGACACGGGCTGGGTCGTGCCGAAGGTGCCGGACGGCTTCGTGAAGATCATGGAAGTGCGCCGCGACCTGCGCGACCGGCCGGGGGCGTTGTCGCAGATCGTGTTCTCGGATGGCTTGGTGTCGATCAGCGTGTTCATCGAGCAGCGCGGCGGTCGGCAGCGCGGCATCGGGCGCGCCCGGATGGGCGGCATCAATCAGTATTCCGTCAAGCTGGACGACTACGTCATCACCGCGCTGGGCGAGGTTCCGGCCGAGACGGTGCGGATGCTCGCGAACTCGGTGACGCGCCGGTGA